One Pseudoalteromonas rubra genomic window, AGCGGCGATTGTTGAGGCCCGTAAGCATGTCCTGAAAGGCCATTTTGGTAAGCTTTTCATGCATTTGATACAACTCGTGTACCAACAAACGCCGACTGCAGCAATCTGCAACCATTTCAGTGATTGTTACTTCCCACTCCTGCCATTGGCGCACATTAACCAGCCCCTCACAACACACCACACCCAATGCAATGCCATTTTTAAAGATGGCAGTATCCAGCATCGTGGCAATGTTATTAGGCTTGAGATAGATATCGGTGAATTCGCAGGTGCGAGGATCTGTACAGGCATTGTCTGCTGCAATCGACTGACCGCTAATAATGGTGGCAAAGTAAACGGGGAAATCATCAATACTCAGCACCGGCAGCTGGCTGGGCACGGTTTGCCAGTCTGTATTGGCGTAATTGAGCAGCTTGCCTGGCTTGTGCATGTCGTCAAACAGCCACACCGACACACGATCGACCTGAAGCAAAGATTTTGCCTCAAAAATAATATCATGCAGAAAGCGCTGATGTTCACCTGAAACATCGACTTCTTGCGAGCTGATCCGCCGCAATTTTTGCGTGCTCTGGGTTAATCGATTCAAAGGTACTACCAAGTCGCAAAGCTGTTGAGATCAGGCATCATCTCAATGTGATGCCATGCCGTTGTCATACTCTAATAGTATAGCGCCTGTTACAAAATGTACTGTTTTCTTTAATCCGGGCACGCCCAACGCCGAAAACCGATACACTAAGCCATGTATTTTGCCAGGTACTTTTTAAAGACCGGATCGCTCTGCGCCAGCCCTTTTTGTTCTGCCAGAATCTCTTTTAGCATCTGCTTTGAGGTCAGAGGATTGGCTAACACCACTCTGAATACCACGGTAGGCTGATACTGATATTGCGAAGGGGTTAAGCGCGTCCGTGATACAAAAGAGCGGCCTGATTCACGCTGGCGTTTCTGCATACTGGCAGTAAATCGGTTCAGCGCCGCATAGATATCAATGCGTTCCTGCTCATCGGCTTGTTCAATCGCCTGGCGGATCTGTTTTGGCACATAGCGATAGGTCAGCAGGCATAGCTCCGGTTCAGAGACCAACTCAAAGTCGTCTTCCTCGCGGATCAGCTCTGCAAAATAGTGGGCTTTTTCAATGCCTTTGTCGATCAGCATTTCATACCCTTTACGCCCTATCACCCGTAAACATGCATGAACCAGCATGGCCATACCAGGGCGGCTGCCCTCAAGTGTATGACTACCCAGGTCTTTTGACCCTTTACGCAGAATGTACTCCGCGTGGTGTTCTATCGCATCTGTTGCGGTGGGATCTTTAAACAATACAATACCTGCGCCCATTGGCACATACATTTGCTTGTGCGCATCAATGGTGATTGAATCAGCCAACTCAATGCCCTTAAGTAAATGCCGGTAATTCGCTGACAACAAAGTTGCACCGCCCCAGGCTGCATCAACGTGAAAATGACATCCCAGGTCCTGAGCCAGCGCCGCCATTTCGGGTAAGGGATCTATGTTGCCCGTTTCAGTAGTACCGGCCACGCCAACAATCGCCATGACCTTAATGCCCTGCTCACGCAGCGTCTGTGCCTTAGCGCGCATTGCCTCAACGTCAACCTTATTGTTCTCATCAGTTTTAACGGCAATAAAGTTACTGCGCCCAATGCCCAATACATCGGCCGCTTTACCCAATGAATAGTGACCACGCTCAGACACCAACACGGCCAGGCCTTTGTATCCATAATGCAGCATGGCAGCCATGATCCCTTCACTGGCAAGCCCTTTGAAGTCACCATCCGGACCAAGCAATCGGTTGCGGGCAATCCACAACGCCGAAATATTGGCAATGGTACCCCCAGAGCAAAATGCGCCGAGTGCGGTTTTGGCACTGTGCATCCATTTTTCATAGAAGGCGTCATCTTCACCATAAGCAAGGTGATGCATCATGCCCAGCACCTGTCTCTCCAATGGCGTAAAGGCCTTTGAAGTTTCTATTTTTACCAGGTTCTGATTCAAACCGACCATCAGCTTTGACAACGGCAGAACAAAATGCGGCAGCGCTGAGGTCATATGCCCGATAAAGCTTGGCGACGCGGTATGCACGGAATGTGCAACCAACTGCTCCATAATATCCTGGGCATAGTCAGAGACAAACATCGGTTCTTCCGGGATCATTGCCGACTGAAAGTCTTTTTCTATCTCATGCAATGGTTTTTCAATTGCTGCGATATTTTCATTCAGAAAGCCCGCCAGATTACTGGAAATTTCCTGCTCTATTACACTTAACGTGGAGCTGGGTGCTTCTGGAACGGTAAAGATACGCATTAAGCTTTCTTCAGAAGCGACTGCACAACGCTTTGGACCCATTTTAATACCTAATCATGCGTGGGTAACTGATGTGGGGAGTTACCTTGCCAAGTTGATACGAAATGACTAACTTTACTGTAAAGAGATGGGAAAGTCTGCAATGCAGTCAAAAAAAATGAACTCTGCTTGATAATTTGATGAACCTCTGATGACACAGCATCACAAAGTAATCCCTGTATTTATTACGGTGCATGTAAGGAGTAGGGTTCAAAAATAAGGCGGATTAGTTAAATATTTTGTCAGCGTTGTCAGAAATGGATAGTATTAGGAACAATTCACCCCATCAGACTTGCAGACTCAAACGGAAACTGACAATGAATAAACGGAATTTTGCGCTTAGGGCCTTATCTCTGACCTGGATAGTCATCGGCTTTGTAGTTTTTGTTGCCTCTTTGTCGGCCTATGTACTTTACACTTATCATCAGACCCGTACCACCATAGTACAAGGTATAGATCAAAAGCTCCTTATGGCTGCCCGAAGTACCCAACTCATATTGGGAGAAGGCTATCATGACAGACTCAACGAAATTAGCAGCGATGAATATCGCCACAAGAGTATGCTATTATCTCAACTGGCACAGCACCTGGGTGTCGAGTATGTGTATGCCATGGTCTATGATGCGCCCTATGTCCGTTTCAGTGCCTCTAGCTACACCCAAACTGACGTATTACAGGACAAAGTCACCCGCATGCTCGACCTCTACTCTGAGGCAACCTCGGTTAACAAAAGCGCATTTCGCTCAACACAGCCGTTATACGAAGTGTCCGAAGACAAATGGGGCCATTTTAAAACCATTTTTATTCCCCACGTAACACGTGACGGCAAGGTCTTCCTGACTGGAGCCGATATTAAAACATCACACATCCAAACCGAATTGGCAAAAAGCGTTAAAGAGGCCCTGTTCACCGCGTGCTTCTTCTTTGCCATTGCTTTACTGGTGGCAGGGATGTATTTACTGATACTGAGAAAAACCCTGACAACCGATCCGCGTACCGGGTTTCCCAATCGTCTGGCATTAGAACAGGATCTGGCCAAAAACCCCACTCAGCACCTTAGCCTGGCAATTATCGCAATCAACGAGCTGGAAGAGATAGTGAGCTTTTATGGCACCGATGTCGGTGATGAGATCATACGCAGAGTGATGAGCCATTTCGGTGAATTTACCGCCCCATTTAAAGTGTACCGTCTTGCCACTGCCAAGCTGGTGCTATTGAGCGATGCCAACAAAGGGGAGCATTATCTGAGTAGCCTGATCAATGAATTTCCTGCCACGACGCCGATTTTACAGGACCCACATTTATACATTCAGGTAACCGCCGGCATAGCCAGTGGCAATAAACGCCTGTTACTGGAGAATGCGTTTATTGCATGTCGTCAGGCACAACAAAAACAGCAACGAGTGTGCATCTATGGACAGGATCCAACGCAGATCAAGACCATTCAGGAATCCCATATTGCCATTGCAAAAACAGTTCAAAGTGCGTTTGAACAACATCGTATTCTGCCCTACTTTACACCACGTATGGGCACTGAGAGCAAAGCCGTTGAACAATATCATTGCACCCCGAGAGTACTCACTGAGCAGGGCCTGATCTTACGTCCTGAATCTTTCTCAGAGGTGATCCGCCACTCCAGGCTGAGCTCTCAACTGACCAAAGTCATGCTTGAGCTGTGCACCGCACATTTTCGAAAATCACATCATGCCTGGAGCATGCAACTGAGCTGGCAGGATCTGGCCGACCCGCAAATCATGGAATTTATTTTTGCGCAGATCAGGCGCTACCCGCAGCCTGCCAAAATTACCTTTGAGCTGGAAGAGCAAGAAGTGATTGAGCATTTTGCCGATATGCGGGTTTATATCAATGTGCTAAAAAGCAAAGGGGTGAATATCATGGTGGCGTCAAGCAACAGTGGTTTGCTGACCATCAGCAGGGTACTAAAACTCACTATAGACAGCGTTAAGCTGACCTCCAGCGTCATTGAGCAACTAAGTGAAGAGACTGAATTGCATGAGTACATTGAACACATTGCCAGACTCTGCCATGAGCGCCAAATCACCTTGTTGGTTGACGGTGTACAAAGTAAATATCAGCTGGATCAATTGCTAAGCTGCAACGTTAAGTTGGTTGAAGGAAGCCTGATTGGCGCTCCTGGCCCACACATCAATGTCAGCCAGAGCAATATGGGCAAGGATTTTCAGGCCAGTGCCTGACCAGCACAGGTGACCTGGAACTCTTATAACTGAGCAATCAGGCGAGTACTTGATTGCCCGCTGGCCCAGTACTTGCGTTCAAACGGTGTCATAGCGGTATCACTTTCATAATCACTTACCGTTGCTTGAGCTCCTGCAAGCGCCAGGCTGCGGGCAAACTCCTCAACATAAATAGACCAATTGCTGCGCAGTTCAAGCCGCCCCCCAGCTTTACGATATAAGGGAACACTGCCGCACCATGCCAGCGCCTTTGCAGGTGTTTCGCTTTAGGCCAGGGATTGGGGTAAAGCAAATAATGGTGACTTGGCTGCCAATTGGCTTCGCAGGCTAGACGCCAGAAATCATTCAGATCTGCCTGAACCAGAAT contains:
- a CDS encoding sensor domain-containing diguanylate cyclase, coding for MNRLTQSTQKLRRISSQEVDVSGEHQRFLHDIIFEAKSLLQVDRVSVWLFDDMHKPGKLLNYANTDWQTVPSQLPVLSIDDFPVYFATIISGQSIAADNACTDPRTCEFTDIYLKPNNIATMLDTAIFKNGIALGVVCCEGLVNVRQWQEWEVTITEMVADCCSRRLLVHELYQMHEKLTKMAFQDMLTGLNNRRFLMEHAKREMSRHQRTEHPMSLIMMDLDRFKRINDDFGHDAGDKVLQKFAQCCLDVVRIEDCFCRLGGEEFVVLLPETSVSDAHMVANRLCIAIREMEVRQENTLIHVTASFGVAEVNPSMPFGHALKMADQAVYRAKANGRDQIQLAY
- the panP gene encoding pyridoxal-dependent aspartate 1-decarboxylase PanP is translated as MGPKRCAVASEESLMRIFTVPEAPSSTLSVIEQEISSNLAGFLNENIAAIEKPLHEIEKDFQSAMIPEEPMFVSDYAQDIMEQLVAHSVHTASPSFIGHMTSALPHFVLPLSKLMVGLNQNLVKIETSKAFTPLERQVLGMMHHLAYGEDDAFYEKWMHSAKTALGAFCSGGTIANISALWIARNRLLGPDGDFKGLASEGIMAAMLHYGYKGLAVLVSERGHYSLGKAADVLGIGRSNFIAVKTDENNKVDVEAMRAKAQTLREQGIKVMAIVGVAGTTETGNIDPLPEMAALAQDLGCHFHVDAAWGGATLLSANYRHLLKGIELADSITIDAHKQMYVPMGAGIVLFKDPTATDAIEHHAEYILRKGSKDLGSHTLEGSRPGMAMLVHACLRVIGRKGYEMLIDKGIEKAHYFAELIREEDDFELVSEPELCLLTYRYVPKQIRQAIEQADEQERIDIYAALNRFTASMQKRQRESGRSFVSRTRLTPSQYQYQPTVVFRVVLANPLTSKQMLKEILAEQKGLAQSDPVFKKYLAKYMA
- a CDS encoding GGDEF domain-containing protein produces the protein MNKRNFALRALSLTWIVIGFVVFVASLSAYVLYTYHQTRTTIVQGIDQKLLMAARSTQLILGEGYHDRLNEISSDEYRHKSMLLSQLAQHLGVEYVYAMVYDAPYVRFSASSYTQTDVLQDKVTRMLDLYSEATSVNKSAFRSTQPLYEVSEDKWGHFKTIFIPHVTRDGKVFLTGADIKTSHIQTELAKSVKEALFTACFFFAIALLVAGMYLLILRKTLTTDPRTGFPNRLALEQDLAKNPTQHLSLAIIAINELEEIVSFYGTDVGDEIIRRVMSHFGEFTAPFKVYRLATAKLVLLSDANKGEHYLSSLINEFPATTPILQDPHLYIQVTAGIASGNKRLLLENAFIACRQAQQKQQRVCIYGQDPTQIKTIQESHIAIAKTVQSAFEQHRILPYFTPRMGTESKAVEQYHCTPRVLTEQGLILRPESFSEVIRHSRLSSQLTKVMLELCTAHFRKSHHAWSMQLSWQDLADPQIMEFIFAQIRRYPQPAKITFELEEQEVIEHFADMRVYINVLKSKGVNIMVASSNSGLLTISRVLKLTIDSVKLTSSVIEQLSEETELHEYIEHIARLCHERQITLLVDGVQSKYQLDQLLSCNVKLVEGSLIGAPGPHINVSQSNMGKDFQASA